From one Paenibacillus sp. FSL K6-1330 genomic stretch:
- a CDS encoding sensor histidine kinase translates to MNRFGRLNTLRNQIFLGFMLVMVIVLALIGVFVYDQVSALLRNSAEKHIQQTAVQATGKLDALLKQVDTLTAQVSTNATVQRFLAQETAGKSITFGERQSLQQEVRKYEAYATGIRSLELYTKDYRRLFPLDEGRLTSRVRGDWIAAADQGMGKLVWFGQDPRDPDVVVAVRRIRLIDHSFAHGGYLLVKLEKDYFALADSAGGTGSDSREMMGLFDQAGNEISSDFVTPVDAKEVLQREGETVTLGHENYIAVQKQSEATGWNLVILTPVDYTTEGISVLRTAIIVSGGVGALLFLILSFILTTMIIRPILNLIKAMRGVRLGTLRPIAVTSKTMEINELNNSYNQMVDSLNELIEVVYQKEIIQSRTELKALQAQINPHFLFNTLEAFYWALDDQGEEELAQIVVAMSGLFRYVINRKDEDEWVTIRDELDHAERYLMIMKMRMLDRLSWKIEADEASKSVPIPKLLIQPIVENAILHGVEQRLGPGAVILRANASDHPGYTVISVTDDGPGMDEETVASLYSSMEKGYTESSKKSGVGIANVEQRIRLYYASGQAGLRIHSVVGQGTTVSFQIPNDVQANDAKGEKHENDTDRG, encoded by the coding sequence TTGAACAGGTTTGGCAGGCTGAATACACTGCGGAATCAAATTTTCCTTGGATTTATGCTGGTGATGGTTATCGTATTGGCATTGATCGGGGTGTTTGTATATGATCAGGTTTCGGCCTTGCTGCGCAATAGTGCGGAGAAGCATATTCAGCAGACGGCCGTGCAGGCCACGGGTAAGCTGGATGCGCTGCTCAAGCAGGTGGATACATTGACGGCTCAAGTCTCGACGAACGCAACGGTTCAGCGTTTTCTGGCGCAGGAGACTGCGGGTAAGTCGATTACATTCGGAGAACGGCAATCCCTTCAACAGGAGGTTCGTAAATATGAAGCCTATGCTACGGGCATCCGGTCGCTGGAATTATATACGAAGGACTATCGGCGGCTGTTTCCGCTGGATGAAGGCCGTCTGACCAGCCGGGTTAGGGGCGATTGGATTGCTGCGGCAGACCAGGGCATGGGGAAGCTGGTATGGTTCGGTCAGGATCCCCGGGATCCGGATGTGGTGGTAGCGGTACGGAGAATCCGTCTGATTGACCATTCCTTTGCCCACGGCGGGTACTTGCTCGTGAAGCTGGAGAAGGACTATTTTGCGCTGGCGGATTCGGCTGGCGGTACGGGCAGCGATTCGCGTGAAATGATGGGATTGTTTGATCAGGCTGGGAATGAAATCTCGTCGGATTTTGTTACCCCGGTGGATGCGAAGGAGGTTTTGCAACGCGAAGGGGAGACGGTTACGCTCGGTCATGAAAATTACATTGCCGTACAGAAACAGTCTGAGGCCACGGGTTGGAACTTGGTCATCTTGACACCTGTCGATTATACGACTGAGGGGATATCGGTGCTGCGAACCGCGATTATCGTATCCGGGGGCGTTGGTGCGCTGCTGTTTCTGATTTTAAGCTTTATTCTGACCACGATGATCATCCGGCCGATTTTGAATCTGATCAAAGCCATGCGCGGCGTGAGGCTGGGGACGCTGAGGCCCATTGCCGTCACCTCGAAGACGATGGAGATCAACGAGCTTAACAATTCATACAACCAGATGGTAGATTCGCTGAACGAATTAATCGAGGTCGTGTATCAGAAGGAAATCATTCAGAGCCGGACAGAACTTAAAGCGCTGCAGGCACAGATCAATCCGCACTTTCTCTTTAACACATTGGAAGCGTTTTATTGGGCGCTGGATGATCAAGGCGAAGAAGAGCTGGCCCAAATCGTGGTTGCGATGTCCGGCTTATTCCGTTACGTCATTAACCGCAAAGACGAGGATGAGTGGGTAACAATCAGGGACGAGCTGGATCATGCTGAACGTTATTTGATGATTATGAAAATGCGGATGCTGGACCGGTTATCCTGGAAAATTGAGGCCGATGAAGCTAGCAAAAGCGTGCCGATTCCGAAGCTGTTGATTCAGCCGATCGTGGAAAATGCGATCCTGCACGGGGTTGAACAGCGATTGGGGCCAGGCGCCGTCATTCTGCGGGCGAATGCCTCCGATCACCCTGGATATACGGTCATTTCGGTTACCGACGACGGCCCCGGAATGGACGAGGAGACGGTGGCCTCTCTTTATTCCTCCATGGAAAAAGGATACACGGAATCTTCTAAAAAAAGCGGTGTCGGCATTGCCAATGTAGAGCAACGAATCCGGTTGTATTACGCTTCCGGACAAGCCGGCCTGCGTATTCACAGCGTGGTGGGTCAGGGAACGACGGTCTCATTTCAAATTCCGAATGATGTTCAGGCTAACGATGCCAAGGGGGAGAAGCATGAAAACGATACTGATCGTGGATGA
- a CDS encoding response regulator, protein MKTILIVDDEPRTREGVRKTLEAWSSGRCRIVTASSGVEALEWLQGQVAHLVVTDIRMPEIGGLELIERLHELEHPPVIIVISGYSVFDYARKALQYGVVDYLLKPLDKRKLVAAVESALERREKIDRIERMEKLVDPKLLETSQQDKRYSIQVQEALKHVDQHLQESVSLKEVADVLHLNSSYFSVLFKEQTGLTFSEYLTRRRVQRAKELLAGTSLPVAEIAEKVGYQTAKYFVKVFRDLEEVSPSQYRHSVSDSGAEI, encoded by the coding sequence ATGAAAACGATACTGATCGTGGATGATGAACCGAGAACGAGGGAAGGGGTAAGAAAGACCCTGGAGGCCTGGTCGTCTGGCCGCTGCAGAATCGTGACGGCATCAAGCGGCGTAGAGGCGCTGGAGTGGCTGCAGGGACAGGTGGCTCATCTGGTGGTGACGGACATCCGCATGCCGGAAATCGGGGGACTCGAGCTCATAGAGAGATTGCATGAATTAGAGCATCCGCCGGTCATTATTGTCATATCCGGTTATTCAGTATTCGATTATGCCCGGAAAGCGCTGCAATATGGCGTCGTGGATTACCTCCTGAAGCCGCTGGATAAGCGGAAGCTGGTGGCTGCGGTCGAATCAGCTCTGGAACGTCGGGAAAAAATAGATCGGATCGAGCGGATGGAGAAGCTGGTGGATCCCAAACTGCTGGAGACGTCGCAGCAGGATAAGCGCTACAGCATCCAGGTACAGGAAGCGCTGAAGCACGTGGATCAGCATCTTCAGGAGTCGGTATCGCTTAAGGAAGTTGCAGATGTGCTTCATCTGAATTCCAGTTATTTCAGCGTGTTATTCAAAGAGCAGACGGGGCTCACCTTCAGCGAATATCTGACGCGCCGCAGGGTGCAGCGGGCCAAGGAGCTGCTGGCGGGCACCTCGCTGCCTGTCGCGGAAATTGCAGAGAAGGTAGGATACCAAACGGCAAAATATTTTGTGAAGGTGTTCCGTGACCTTGAGGAAGTAAGCCCGAGTCAATACCGCCATAGCGTATCTGATAGCGGGGCGGAAATCTAA
- a CDS encoding extracellular solute-binding protein: MFNKKWTVLLLTWCLALVAAGCGSSNSSTGDSGSSGSEGEKVTVNFMHLWPAGVSAGQNKIVNQIIEEYQKENPNVTIKQEVLDNEQYKNKLKVLSASNELPDVGVTWAAGFLKPYVEGSLFAPVDDLLGGQLNGKFVAGTTEAYAIDGKTYALPLEFNIAPVYYNKAIFEQLNLEVPQTYEEFKNVVKALSDNGIAPIALGNKDRWTGSLWYMYLADRIGGQETLASAISGSGSFKDESLVKAAAEVQSLVDGNAFVKGFNGLSNEEAKSEFLNGKAAMYMMGTWELPNFTTNEEIPQEFRDSVGFFKFPTVEGGKGDINSWVGGPGVGLFIGENSKVKEESKKFVEYFVTKWGEQSVTGAGVIPATKVDTSTLELPQLYIDLFDEMNQASSITLFADVQMEANAAETHLNMIQALFGKAVTPDKFSEEHDAAISKGN, translated from the coding sequence GTGTTCAACAAAAAATGGACGGTTCTGCTTTTAACATGGTGTCTCGCTCTGGTTGCGGCTGGTTGTGGATCGAGCAACAGCAGCACGGGGGATTCAGGCAGCAGCGGCAGCGAAGGCGAGAAAGTTACGGTGAACTTCATGCACTTATGGCCGGCAGGCGTTTCTGCAGGACAGAACAAAATCGTGAATCAGATCATCGAAGAATATCAAAAAGAGAATCCGAACGTGACGATCAAACAGGAAGTTCTGGATAATGAGCAATACAAAAATAAATTGAAGGTGCTTTCCGCGTCGAACGAGCTTCCGGACGTAGGGGTGACCTGGGCAGCCGGATTTCTGAAGCCTTATGTAGAAGGCAGCTTGTTTGCGCCGGTAGATGATTTGCTGGGGGGTCAGCTTAACGGTAAATTCGTAGCTGGCACGACCGAGGCTTATGCGATTGACGGCAAAACGTATGCGCTTCCACTCGAGTTCAATATCGCGCCGGTATATTACAACAAAGCGATATTCGAACAGCTTAACTTGGAAGTGCCGCAAACCTACGAAGAATTCAAGAATGTTGTGAAGGCGCTGTCCGATAACGGGATTGCTCCTATCGCACTAGGCAACAAGGACCGCTGGACCGGTTCGCTCTGGTACATGTACCTGGCAGATCGAATCGGCGGACAAGAAACGCTTGCCAGTGCAATCAGCGGTTCGGGTTCCTTCAAGGATGAATCGCTTGTAAAGGCAGCCGCAGAGGTTCAATCGCTGGTGGATGGCAATGCGTTTGTCAAAGGGTTCAACGGCTTATCCAACGAGGAAGCGAAATCCGAATTCCTGAACGGCAAAGCGGCCATGTACATGATGGGCACCTGGGAACTGCCTAACTTTACGACCAATGAAGAGATCCCGCAAGAGTTCCGCGACAGCGTCGGTTTCTTCAAATTCCCGACGGTTGAAGGCGGCAAAGGCGATATTAACAGTTGGGTAGGCGGACCGGGTGTTGGCTTGTTTATTGGCGAGAATTCGAAGGTGAAAGAGGAATCCAAGAAGTTCGTTGAGTATTTCGTAACCAAGTGGGGCGAGCAGTCCGTTACAGGTGCTGGTGTCATCCCGGCAACGAAGGTGGATACCTCAACGCTTGAGCTTCCACAGCTGTACATCGATCTGTTTGATGAAATGAATCAAGCAAGCAGTATCACCTTGTTCGCGGATGTACAGATGGAGGCGAATGCCGCCGAGACGCATCTGAACATGATTCAGGCGCTCTTCGGCAAAGCCGTAACGCCGGACAAATTCTCCGAAGAGCATGATGCAGCGATCTCCAAAGGGAACTAA
- a CDS encoding sugar ABC transporter permease — protein sequence MDKVMSNKKIIALYVLPALLVIMAVVYIPILLTAYYGLNEWNGIGAITFIGLDNYQALLSDGKFWDSAWHSLLLAVFSAASLMIYLAVAMVLASKIKGANLFRKIYLIPMLLSSVAIAQLWLRIYHPTNGIVNSFLESIGITNPPAWLAESSLVLFALFIPILWQYAGFYILIYYAALKNIPASLVEAAKIDGATSMQIAFRIKLPLIMEVIKVTIVLAVVGSLKYFDLIFVMTDGGPNGASEVMASYMYHTAFRAYDFGYGSAIGFFLLVICLIVTWVIRKLTASKETIQYS from the coding sequence TTGGATAAAGTGATGTCCAACAAAAAAATCATCGCGCTGTACGTGCTGCCTGCACTGCTTGTGATTATGGCCGTCGTTTATATTCCAATTCTATTGACCGCCTATTACGGACTGAACGAATGGAACGGCATTGGTGCAATAACCTTTATCGGACTCGATAATTACCAGGCGCTACTCTCGGACGGCAAGTTCTGGGATAGTGCATGGCACTCCCTGCTGTTAGCCGTATTCTCGGCTGCAAGCCTTATGATCTATCTGGCCGTGGCGATGGTGCTGGCCTCCAAGATCAAAGGCGCCAACCTGTTCCGTAAAATCTATCTCATACCCATGCTGCTGTCCTCCGTTGCGATCGCGCAGCTGTGGCTCCGCATTTACCACCCGACGAACGGGATTGTGAACAGCTTCCTGGAGTCCATCGGGATCACGAACCCGCCGGCATGGCTTGCTGAGTCGTCGCTTGTCTTGTTTGCTTTGTTTATTCCGATTCTGTGGCAGTATGCCGGTTTTTATATTTTGATCTATTATGCAGCTCTGAAGAACATCCCGGCATCGCTGGTTGAAGCTGCCAAGATCGACGGGGCAACCTCCATGCAAATTGCGTTCCGGATCAAGCTTCCACTCATCATGGAAGTGATTAAGGTTACGATCGTGCTGGCGGTGGTAGGTTCCTTGAAATATTTTGACCTCATCTTTGTCATGACGGACGGGGGGCCTAACGGCGCGAGCGAAGTGATGGCTTCCTATATGTATCATACGGCTTTCCGCGCTTATGATTTCGGTTACGGCAGCGCGATCGGGTTCTTCCTGCTGGTGATCTGTCTGATCGTAACGTGGGTCATCCGGAAATTAACGGCATCAAAAGAAACGATCCAATATTCATAA
- a CDS encoding carbohydrate ABC transporter permease, with amino-acid sequence MISGAAGQLQDGCARSGNGVGGKLGYTLLYIVLIGVAVFQLFPLVWLLLFSLKNNQEVFDLPPLSLPMNPRWENYEKVWSAGNISVYFLNSVWITVVATALTVILGSLVTFAITRMKWKGSSFVLGLFMVAMMIPVHSTLIPLFSMFNKVGLTDHPVSLILSYVAFNMPITIMILLGFYYTLPKEVEEAAVMDGCSVHRVFFRIVLPMTGSVLATTAIINMIYNWNEFIFVNTFISSDMFKTLTVGVQNFIGQYTTDWGAIGATLMISILPILLMFLFLSDRIVEGIAAGSVKG; translated from the coding sequence ATGATATCTGGAGCCGCAGGACAACTCCAAGACGGGTGCGCTCGGTCTGGAAACGGAGTGGGAGGTAAGCTGGGTTACACGCTGCTGTATATCGTGCTGATCGGAGTAGCCGTATTTCAGCTGTTTCCGCTCGTATGGCTGCTGCTGTTCTCATTAAAAAACAATCAGGAAGTATTCGATCTTCCTCCGCTGTCCCTTCCGATGAATCCGCGCTGGGAGAATTACGAGAAGGTATGGAGTGCCGGCAACATCAGCGTTTATTTTCTGAATAGCGTCTGGATTACCGTCGTAGCAACAGCACTAACGGTCATATTAGGGAGTCTTGTCACCTTCGCGATTACCAGAATGAAGTGGAAGGGCAGTTCCTTTGTCCTCGGTTTGTTCATGGTTGCCATGATGATACCGGTTCATTCCACCTTGATCCCGCTGTTCAGCATGTTCAACAAGGTTGGCTTGACCGATCATCCGGTTTCTTTGATATTGTCGTACGTGGCTTTCAATATGCCGATTACGATTATGATTCTGCTCGGGTTTTATTACACGCTGCCAAAGGAAGTGGAAGAAGCAGCGGTCATGGACGGCTGCTCGGTTCACCGGGTCTTCTTCCGGATTGTGCTTCCGATGACGGGCTCGGTGCTGGCGACAACAGCCATTATTAACATGATCTACAACTGGAACGAGTTTATTTTCGTGAACACGTTTATCAGCTCAGATATGTTCAAGACGCTTACCGTTGGCGTGCAAAACTTTATCGGACAATATACAACCGATTGGGGTGCTATTGGCGCAACCTTGATGATCAGCATTTTGCCAATATTGCTGATGTTCCTTTTCCTCAGTGATCGTATCGTGGAAGGCATCGCTGCTGGTTCAGTGAAAGGTTAA
- a CDS encoding nucleoside recognition domain-containing protein, translated as MEQLKRLEALTAIIPAEQVEDVREDIVGELFKKSRELCSESVTVTNRELLYRSERLDRIFTSKLWGFPIMLAMLGVIFYLTIAGANVPSSMLASFFGWIEGYLTMAFQALHAPDWLYGVLILGLFRGTSWVVSVMLPPMAIFFPAFALLENYGYLPRVAFNLDRLFKKTGAHGKQSLTMAMGFGCNAAAIMSTRIIESPRERMLAILTNNFVPCNGRWPTLILLASLFMAAGFSGGAQTLVTASVVMGMVLIGVVVTLAVSWGLSKTALKGIPSHYTLELPPYRKPKILNTILRSTLDKTIYVLRRAIIVAAPAGVLTWVLANIYIGDSSILVHFVEFLDPFARALGLDGFILMAFIIGLPANEIVLPILLMGYLATGSLTEVTDMFALKQIFLDQGWTWLTALNMMLFSLLHYPCGTTLVNIWKETKSAKWTFLSFAIPTAIAIGVTFLVTQVARALGWV; from the coding sequence TTGGAACAGCTAAAGCGCTTGGAAGCTCTAACAGCCATCATTCCTGCTGAGCAGGTAGAGGATGTTCGGGAAGACATCGTGGGCGAGTTATTCAAAAAATCCCGCGAGCTGTGCAGTGAATCCGTCACCGTGACCAACCGGGAGCTTCTGTACCGTTCCGAGCGTCTGGACCGCATCTTCACCTCCAAGCTGTGGGGATTTCCGATCATGCTGGCCATGCTCGGCGTTATTTTTTACTTAACGATCGCAGGCGCTAACGTTCCTTCCTCCATGCTGGCAAGTTTCTTTGGCTGGATCGAAGGATACCTGACGATGGCCTTTCAGGCTCTCCATGCTCCCGATTGGCTCTATGGTGTGCTGATACTCGGATTGTTCCGGGGTACATCCTGGGTCGTCAGTGTCATGCTGCCTCCAATGGCCATCTTCTTTCCGGCCTTTGCGCTGCTTGAGAACTATGGCTATTTGCCTCGGGTAGCCTTTAACCTGGACCGCCTGTTCAAAAAAACGGGGGCGCACGGCAAGCAGTCCCTTACCATGGCGATGGGATTCGGCTGCAATGCGGCGGCCATTATGTCGACCCGGATTATCGAGTCGCCGCGGGAGCGAATGCTCGCCATTCTGACCAACAACTTCGTGCCCTGCAACGGCCGCTGGCCAACCCTGATCCTGCTGGCCTCCTTGTTCATGGCTGCAGGTTTTTCGGGAGGAGCCCAGACGCTCGTGACGGCTTCCGTTGTTATGGGCATGGTGCTGATCGGTGTCGTTGTCACGCTCGCGGTATCATGGGGATTATCTAAAACCGCCTTGAAAGGCATTCCTTCCCACTACACCCTGGAGCTGCCGCCATACCGTAAACCGAAGATTCTGAATACGATTCTCCGGTCAACCCTGGATAAAACCATCTATGTCCTGCGCAGAGCCATTATCGTAGCGGCGCCTGCAGGCGTGCTGACCTGGGTACTTGCCAACATCTATATTGGCGATTCCAGCATTCTGGTTCATTTCGTTGAATTCCTTGATCCGTTTGCGCGCGCGCTCGGACTCGACGGCTTCATTCTGATGGCCTTCATCATCGGACTGCCCGCAAATGAAATCGTGCTGCCAATCCTGCTGATGGGATATTTGGCTACGGGCTCCCTGACCGAGGTTACCGATATGTTTGCCCTTAAGCAAATCTTCCTGGATCAAGGCTGGACCTGGCTGACCGCGCTAAACATGATGCTGTTCTCACTGCTCCACTATCCTTGCGGAACCACGCTCGTCAACATCTGGAAGGAAACCAAAAGCGCGAAGTGGACGTTCCTGTCCTTTGCCATCCCGACGGCTATCGCAATCGGCGTTACCTTCCTTGTTACTCAGGTGGCCCGGGCATTGGGATGGGTTTAA
- a CDS encoding FeoB small GTPase domain-containing protein, with translation MRTFTVALAGNPNTGKSTLFNALTGLKQHTGNWSGKTVSLASGNYDYKDTSFQFIDLPGTYSLFSNSADEEVARDYIIFEKPDVTLLVLDSTALERSLNLALQVLEMTDRVIVCLNLMDEAKKKGIKINARKLTDQLGVPVIPISARNNEGLDTLSEQLLLMCTGQTPTTPYRMKYNEQLEAQISGLESELRDIFGDEYPARWLAIRFLDGDRRLIATLKDRLKASDKGGISLGTAKALGSSNSHHSC, from the coding sequence GCTGGCAACCCAAACACGGGCAAAAGCACGCTTTTTAATGCCCTCACCGGCCTAAAGCAGCACACCGGCAACTGGTCCGGTAAAACGGTCAGTCTCGCAAGCGGCAATTACGATTACAAAGACACCAGCTTCCAATTTATCGATCTGCCCGGAACGTACTCCTTGTTCTCCAACTCGGCCGATGAAGAAGTGGCGCGCGATTATATTATTTTTGAGAAACCGGACGTTACCCTGCTGGTTCTGGATTCTACGGCGCTGGAAAGAAGTCTTAACCTTGCGCTTCAAGTGTTGGAAATGACCGACCGGGTCATCGTCTGCCTGAATCTGATGGATGAAGCGAAGAAAAAAGGAATCAAGATTAACGCACGCAAGCTTACGGATCAGCTCGGCGTTCCCGTCATTCCGATATCGGCCAGAAATAACGAAGGGCTGGATACCCTGTCCGAGCAGCTGCTTCTAATGTGCACAGGGCAGACTCCGACTACGCCGTACCGGATGAAATATAACGAACAGCTGGAAGCGCAAATTTCCGGCCTGGAGTCCGAATTACGAGACATTTTCGGCGACGAATATCCAGCCAGATGGCTGGCCATCCGTTTTCTCGATGGAGACCGGAGGCTGATCGCGACGCTGAAAGACCGATTAAAAGCTTCGGATAAAGGGGGGATTTCACTTGGAACAGCTAAAGCGCTTGGAAGCTCTAACAGCCATCATTCCTGCTGA